A DNA window from Halanaerobium saccharolyticum subsp. saccharolyticum DSM 6643 contains the following coding sequences:
- the fliK gene encoding flagellar hook-length control protein FliK: MNMNGLAPIRKLDIGILRQTLNTDNINTDDSQIENKGIELLPEIFRLIASLEDDTQKMLLDSWAKMGMSLTEKTVENLLQYLDNNPALTTEDKMAVIKAFAFLESNNLPFSEKLINALRSIFNNNGNLSSTFEQFLASENFLNHNQLNNLLEQLGLEDLKKSLLNIDDFSAQNQETTASASQQTNSVEPEQTSQPGTIQNKNIDSQILNNFMHLDQELKDIILNDSNSFRENFDQNTVKILNNFLANNNIDGTAEKISLLKALSFLENNNLPLTESLIKEISIHFNKNIIQYNDNLNNKNQLFANLNNTKQPLINKNEAAVNLNDSTAQITESLAAQSKISDQILELFNKIGGKAEEEIADNLLGQKLINLQQQNQNTPLMLALEIPLQINDNKLASLLLKIEKEEEGAESIKNKTGYNISFILEFEGIGPIQTNVNIKQNNINTTFFTESSKTASLIEKNLGQLNSALDAKGFTVKDFSIKSFDNLIDIKSQFFNELILSELNNQDSEGKYQHIDIKI, encoded by the coding sequence ATGAATATGAATGGCTTAGCACCAATCAGAAAATTAGATATAGGTATTTTAAGACAAACTTTAAACACAGATAACATTAATACTGATGACAGTCAGATTGAAAATAAAGGTATAGAGCTTTTGCCAGAAATTTTTCGTTTAATAGCATCTTTAGAAGATGATACTCAAAAAATGCTTTTAGACAGTTGGGCTAAAATGGGAATGTCTTTAACTGAAAAAACTGTGGAAAATCTGCTGCAATATTTAGATAATAATCCTGCTTTAACTACTGAAGATAAAATGGCAGTAATTAAAGCATTCGCTTTTTTAGAAAGTAATAACCTTCCTTTTTCTGAAAAATTAATAAATGCACTGCGTTCTATTTTCAATAACAATGGTAATTTAAGTTCTACTTTTGAACAATTTTTAGCTTCAGAAAATTTTTTAAATCACAATCAACTAAATAATTTACTTGAACAGCTTGGTCTTGAAGATCTTAAAAAATCTCTATTAAACATTGATGATTTTAGTGCTCAAAATCAAGAAACTACTGCTTCTGCATCTCAGCAAACTAATTCTGTTGAACCCGAACAGACTTCTCAGCCGGGTACAATTCAAAATAAGAATATTGATTCTCAAATTTTAAATAATTTTATGCATCTAGATCAAGAATTAAAGGATATTATTTTAAATGATTCAAATAGTTTTAGAGAAAATTTTGACCAAAACACTGTTAAGATTTTAAATAATTTTTTAGCTAATAATAATATTGATGGAACTGCTGAAAAAATATCCCTGTTAAAAGCTTTATCTTTTCTAGAAAATAATAACCTACCCTTGACTGAAAGTTTAATCAAAGAAATATCAATTCATTTTAACAAGAATATAATTCAATATAACGATAATTTAAATAATAAAAATCAACTTTTTGCTAATTTAAATAATACCAAACAGCCCCTTATTAACAAAAATGAAGCTGCTGTTAATTTAAATGATTCTACCGCTCAAATAACTGAGTCTCTTGCTGCACAAAGCAAAATTTCAGATCAAATACTTGAGCTTTTTAACAAAATTGGCGGTAAAGCCGAAGAAGAAATAGCAGATAATCTTTTAGGGCAAAAGTTGATCAATCTTCAACAGCAGAATCAAAATACGCCTTTAATGCTTGCTTTAGAAATACCTTTACAAATAAATGACAATAAACTTGCTTCTCTTCTCTTAAAAATAGAAAAGGAAGAAGAAGGGGCGGAAAGCATTAAAAATAAAACGGGATATAACATTTCTTTTATCTTGGAATTTGAAGGTATTGGACCCATACAAACTAATGTTAATATTAAGCAAAATAATATAAATACTACCTTTTTTACAGAAAGCTCTAAAACTGCAAGCTTAATAGAAAAAAATTTAGGCCAGCTTAATTCAGCTTTAGATGCTAAAGGATTTACTGTTAAAGATTTTAGTATTAAAAGTTTTGATAATCTAATAGATATAAAAAGTCAATTTTTTAATGAATTAATTTTAAGTGAGTTAAATAATCAAGACAGCGAGGGGAAATATCAACATATTGATATTAAAATATAG
- a CDS encoding TIGR00266 family protein produces MLSHEIDYEIIGDDMQVVEVELDPEETVVAEAGAMNWMDNGISFETKMGDGSEVNESLLGKVFGAGKRAITGESIFMTHFTNKDYSKKKIAFAAPYPGKIIALELSELPQNQFTCQKDAFLCAALGTKLNITFNKRFGSGLFGGEGFILQKLSGDGRAFVHAGGTVVKKELKNEKLKVDTGCLVGFTAGIDYNIERAGELKSMLFGGEGLFLATLQGTGTVYLQSLPFSRLADRIIKNAPRVSGKQKGEGSILGQIGNMLDGDNF; encoded by the coding sequence ATGCTAAGTCACGAGATAGATTACGAAATAATTGGTGATGACATGCAGGTAGTAGAGGTAGAATTGGATCCCGAGGAAACAGTTGTTGCAGAAGCTGGGGCGATGAACTGGATGGATAATGGAATATCTTTTGAAACCAAAATGGGTGATGGCAGTGAGGTGAATGAATCATTATTAGGAAAGGTTTTTGGAGCTGGTAAAAGAGCAATTACTGGTGAATCAATTTTTATGACTCATTTTACTAATAAGGATTATTCAAAAAAGAAAATTGCATTTGCTGCGCCGTATCCAGGTAAAATAATTGCTTTAGAACTTTCCGAACTACCACAAAACCAATTTACCTGTCAAAAAGATGCTTTTTTATGTGCTGCTTTAGGAACAAAATTGAATATCACTTTTAATAAAAGATTTGGTAGTGGTTTATTTGGTGGTGAAGGATTTATACTTCAAAAATTGAGTGGAGATGGAAGAGCTTTTGTTCATGCAGGTGGAACTGTAGTTAAAAAGGAATTGAAAAATGAAAAATTAAAAGTTGATACTGGTTGTTTGGTTGGATTTACAGCAGGTATTGATTATAATATTGAAAGAGCAGGAGAGTTAAAGTCAATGCTTTTTGGTGGGGAAGGCTTATTTTTAGCAACGCTACAGGGGACAGGTACAGTTTATTTACAAAGTTTACCCTTTTCTAGGCTTGCTGATAGAATTATTAAAAATGCACCCCGTGTTTCCGGCAAACAAAAAGGTGAAGGCTCAATTTTAGGTCAGATTGGAAATATGCTTGATGGTGATAATTTCTAA
- a CDS encoding HD domain-containing protein has product MLTLKEIKSNPDFQHMIKEANHYLSEKGYTEHGFRHVNFVSETTERILKDLGFDKKTVELGAITGYLHDVGNMFNRKHHGISGANIVYTELRRMEVPLEDITKITTAIANHDVEIGQPISPITAALILADKSDAHRTRVNKKDSTFIHDRVNLAIRDSKISVDSEEDTITLSIDYDSSISQVMDYFEIYLYRMELCKEAAKYLGCRFRLLINELELLGHVNFKE; this is encoded by the coding sequence ATGTTGACTTTAAAAGAAATAAAATCTAATCCAGATTTTCAGCATATGATCAAAGAAGCTAATCATTATCTTTCAGAAAAAGGATATACAGAACATGGATTCAGACATGTTAATTTTGTTTCGGAAACAACTGAAAGAATTTTGAAAGATTTGGGTTTTGATAAAAAAACTGTTGAACTTGGTGCTATTACAGGATATTTACATGATGTTGGTAATATGTTTAATCGCAAACATCACGGTATTTCTGGTGCCAATATAGTCTATACAGAACTCAGACGGATGGAAGTGCCTCTGGAGGATATAACAAAAATTACAACAGCAATTGCAAACCATGATGTAGAAATTGGACAACCAATAAGTCCAATTACAGCTGCTTTAATTCTGGCTGATAAAAGTGATGCTCATAGAACTAGGGTTAACAAGAAAGACTCCACTTTTATTCACGATCGAGTTAATCTTGCAATCAGAGATTCCAAAATTTCTGTAGATTCAGAAGAAGATACTATTACTTTAAGCATAGACTATGATTCTTCTATCAGTCAGGTAATGGATTATTTTGAAATATATTTATACAGAATGGAGTTATGTAAAGAGGCAGCTAAATATTTAGGCTGCAGATTTAGACTTTTAATCAATGAGCTGGAACTTTTAGGTCATGTTAACTTTAAGGAGTAA
- a CDS encoding FxsA family protein yields MFFKFLLIFILVPLIELYFLLEISQFIGVFTTVMVIVFTGAAGVSIAKRQGYQVVNNIRSTLNSGKMPTDDLISALLILIGGVTLLTPGFLTDITGFLLILPGSRDLIGSVVKKYFLKYVKENKVEVHYGNQFNQRRDNSQYKNNNSDQSYKDDFIDVEAEKVEED; encoded by the coding sequence ATGTTTTTTAAATTCTTATTGATATTTATTTTGGTACCACTGATTGAATTATATTTTCTATTAGAAATTAGTCAATTTATTGGTGTTTTTACAACTGTAATGGTAATTGTTTTTACTGGTGCTGCTGGAGTTAGTATTGCTAAAAGGCAGGGCTATCAGGTTGTCAATAATATTCGTTCAACTTTAAATTCTGGTAAAATGCCAACAGATGATTTAATAAGTGCTCTACTAATTTTAATTGGTGGTGTGACTTTATTAACACCTGGATTTTTAACAGATATAACAGGATTTTTATTAATTTTACCAGGTTCAAGAGATCTAATTGGATCAGTTGTAAAAAAATACTTCCTCAAGTATGTTAAAGAAAACAAAGTGGAAGTGCATTATGGAAATCAATTCAATCAGAGAAGAGATAACAGTCAATATAAAAATAATAATAGTGATCAAAGCTATAAAGATGATTTTATTGACGTAGAAGCTGAAAAAGTAGAAGAAGATTAA
- a CDS encoding zinc dependent phospholipase C family protein has translation MLAYKIHDHFAKNDIWLSKMALAWGSMKPDFIEGNISHFKDETMENFYRQFDELKKMNPDKRPYKFAVKLGELFHYIADYFCRAHNDPELNPGTIWEKTVHIFHEWQLNQVAQNLHPDFFKKELEEKFVYRNDLETFIEKEHVEFINREYSFKNDIESAFRICVLMTNKLVYEMQLEKNYSFAHVFNLRHRLLYQNA, from the coding sequence ATGCTGGCTTATAAAATCCATGATCATTTTGCTAAAAATGATATTTGGCTTTCAAAAATGGCACTGGCCTGGGGAAGTATGAAACCCGATTTTATTGAGGGAAATATAAGTCACTTTAAAGATGAAACAATGGAAAATTTTTATAGACAATTTGATGAATTAAAGAAAATGAATCCAGATAAAAGACCATATAAATTTGCAGTTAAACTTGGAGAATTATTTCATTATATTGCAGACTATTTTTGTAGAGCTCATAATGATCCGGAACTTAATCCAGGTACAATATGGGAAAAGACAGTTCATATTTTTCATGAATGGCAGTTAAATCAAGTTGCTCAAAATCTACATCCAGATTTTTTCAAAAAAGAATTAGAAGAAAAATTTGTTTATAGAAATGATTTAGAAACATTTATTGAAAAAGAACATGTTGAATTTATAAATAGAGAATACAGTTTTAAAAATGATATTGAATCAGCTTTTAGAATTTGTGTTTTAATGACTAATAAATTAGTATATGAAATGCAGTTGGAAAAAAATTATTCCTTTGCTCATGTATTTAATTTAAGACATCGACTACTCTATCAAAATGCATAA
- the rpiA gene encoding ribose-5-phosphate isomerase RpiA has protein sequence MKAKKLTGEKAAEYIEDGMIIGLGTGSTAYYAIKKVGEMVRNGLKIKAVPTSKETAELAAAEGIELVELADVEALDLTIDGADEVDPDFNLIKGGGGALLREKIVASATEKLIIVIDESKLVEHLGSFHLPIEITPFSWQYTQRMVEKFSCSSKIRKKDGEIFVTDNGNYILDCDFGKIEDPLKISVELNKLPGVVENGIFAEMAEIVVVGYNDGHIDVLAKE, from the coding sequence ATGAAAGCAAAAAAATTAACAGGAGAAAAGGCAGCAGAATATATCGAAGATGGAATGATAATCGGTTTAGGAACAGGTTCAACCGCTTATTATGCTATTAAAAAAGTAGGAGAAATGGTTCGAAATGGTCTTAAAATAAAAGCTGTACCTACTTCTAAAGAAACAGCTGAACTAGCTGCAGCCGAAGGAATAGAGCTTGTGGAATTAGCTGATGTAGAGGCTCTTGATTTAACTATTGATGGAGCAGATGAGGTTGATCCAGATTTTAATTTAATTAAGGGTGGTGGTGGAGCATTACTTAGAGAAAAAATAGTTGCCTCTGCTACTGAAAAATTAATTATTGTTATTGATGAATCAAAGCTTGTTGAGCATTTAGGCTCATTTCATTTACCCATAGAAATTACTCCTTTTAGCTGGCAGTATACCCAGCGGATGGTTGAAAAATTTAGCTGCAGCAGTAAAATCAGAAAAAAAGATGGAGAAATATTTGTAACTGATAATGGAAATTATATTTTAGATTGTGATTTTGGAAAAATTGAAGATCCATTAAAAATAAGTGTAGAATTAAATAAGCTGCCTGGAGTAGTAGAAAATGGAATTTTTGCAGAAATGGCTGAGATAGTTGTTGTTGGCTATAATGATGGTCATATTGATGTTTTAGCTAAAGAATAA
- a CDS encoding permease translates to MKINLKKYWLFIIFSILIGVGFILDLNIARGVFANFYSFFLTMLKFVPAVFLLIGLFEVWIDKDLIEKHLGKDSGFLAYFWVLILASTTVGGLYVAFPVASALYKKGASPRIIFSYIGTAAICRIPMTLFEASYVGVSFTAIRWLVSIPLVVISSILMEKFISEKDLANISDAA, encoded by the coding sequence ATGAAAATAAACTTAAAAAAATACTGGTTATTTATTATTTTTAGTATTTTGATAGGAGTCGGCTTTATTTTAGATTTAAATATTGCTCGAGGAGTTTTTGCTAATTTTTATTCTTTTTTTCTAACAATGCTTAAGTTTGTACCAGCTGTTTTTCTTTTAATTGGTCTCTTTGAAGTATGGATTGATAAAGATCTGATAGAAAAACACTTAGGAAAAGATTCCGGTTTCCTAGCTTATTTTTGGGTTCTTATTTTAGCCAGCACAACAGTCGGTGGCTTATATGTAGCTTTTCCAGTCGCTTCTGCTTTATATAAAAAAGGGGCCAGTCCTCGAATAATATTTAGCTATATTGGAACTGCAGCCATCTGTAGAATTCCAATGACTCTTTTTGAAGCTAGTTATGTTGGTGTTTCTTTTACTGCGATTCGGTGGTTAGTTTCGATACCTTTGGTTGTCATCAGCAGTATTTTAATGGAGAAATTCATTTCAGAAAAAGACTTGGCTAACATTTCCGATGCTGCCTAA
- a CDS encoding glutaredoxin family protein encodes MFNLVLYYYPTCPYCRKVTRLIDKHNLEEIELKNINQDEQAESELIEIGGKRQVPCLFIDGDPLYESDDIINWLKTHVIDS; translated from the coding sequence ATGTTTAATCTTGTCTTATATTACTATCCAACCTGCCCTTATTGTCGAAAAGTTACAAGATTAATTGATAAACATAACTTAGAAGAAATTGAATTGAAAAACATTAATCAAGATGAACAGGCTGAGTCTGAGCTCATTGAAATTGGTGGCAAAAGGCAGGTTCCCTGTTTATTCATTGATGGTGATCCTTTATATGAGTCTGATGATATCATAAACTGGCTTAAAACCCATGTTATAGATAGTTAA
- a CDS encoding M23 family metallopeptidase: MRRRERLTGFLIIFILLTFSAYSNSMNVGGRMSQTNIQPKVINQNNTKNVNSNLTNNSNINRKNENEKNLDRSINLDNSRDKNNDQGKKKENLDRTFEKIQKKPLIERVKVHTVESGETLWDIAHKHNLNIDSLIGANNISNMNSIKPGQEFKVLPIKGILYRVSPGESLGSIASKFKLKKETIMKDNNLDNPSNLKIDQELILRGAKPEFSYRDRLDQKFMYPINTRITSYYGPRWGRIHEGIDFAAPMGSPIRAVSSGRVVYSGWANGYGYVVIVEHQKGLRTLYAHNSKLLVRVGESVGRGEVISRSGNTGNSTGPHLHFEVQVNGRPENPLDYIHR, encoded by the coding sequence TTGAGAAGACGAGAACGTTTAACTGGGTTTTTAATCATATTTATTTTACTTACTTTTTCGGCCTACAGTAATTCAATGAATGTAGGTGGAAGAATGTCACAGACTAATATTCAGCCTAAAGTTATCAATCAAAATAACACAAAAAATGTTAATTCTAATTTAACAAATAATTCGAATATCAATAGAAAAAATGAGAATGAAAAAAATTTAGATAGAAGTATTAATCTAGATAATTCTAGAGATAAAAATAATGATCAGGGTAAGAAAAAAGAGAATTTGGATAGAACTTTCGAGAAAATTCAGAAAAAACCATTGATTGAGAGAGTCAAGGTACATACTGTTGAAAGTGGAGAAACCTTATGGGATATAGCTCATAAGCATAATTTAAATATTGATTCACTGATTGGTGCTAATAATATTAGTAATATGAACAGCATCAAACCTGGGCAGGAGTTTAAAGTTTTACCTATTAAAGGAATTCTATATCGAGTTTCACCTGGAGAAAGTCTAGGTAGTATAGCCAGTAAATTTAAACTTAAAAAAGAAACTATTATGAAAGATAACAATTTAGATAATCCTTCAAATTTAAAAATAGATCAGGAATTAATTTTAAGGGGCGCTAAACCAGAATTCAGCTATCGAGATCGTCTGGATCAGAAATTCATGTATCCTATAAATACACGTATAACTTCATATTATGGACCTCGCTGGGGTAGAATACATGAAGGGATTGATTTTGCAGCTCCAATGGGTAGTCCAATTAGAGCCGTTAGTTCTGGTAGAGTTGTCTACAGTGGTTGGGCTAATGGATATGGTTATGTTGTAATTGTTGAACACCAAAAAGGATTAAGAACACTTTATGCCCATAACTCTAAATTATTAGTTAGAGTTGGCGAATCAGTTGGCAGAGGTGAGGTTATATCTCGTTCCGGTAACACTGGGAATTCTACAGGGCCACACTTGCATTTTGAAGTGCAGGTTAATGGACGTCCGGAAAATCCACTAGATTATATTCATCGTTAA
- a CDS encoding glutamine amidotransferase, with product MKKTKILFAGESWHSNITEGKGFNFFSIGIYEEAVKWIKQALNTSEFDFVYLPSHKVPAEFPKSKEALNEFDVIILSDVGADSLLLSPETFQQSIRMPNRIKLIKDFVYNGGSLCMIGGYLTFQGIDAKGRYHNTEIEEILPIKMSAYDDRKEVPEGFNLELSDINHPITKNIPKKWPYFLGYNKLELKEDAKLLAEYDGDPIISVAEFGEGRTMAFASDCAPHWGSPEFCEWEYYSVFWQQAVRWLANN from the coding sequence ATGAAAAAAACAAAAATATTATTTGCGGGAGAGTCCTGGCATTCGAATATTACTGAAGGTAAAGGGTTCAATTTTTTTTCAATAGGAATATATGAGGAAGCTGTAAAGTGGATTAAACAAGCATTAAATACATCAGAATTTGATTTTGTTTATCTGCCATCTCACAAAGTTCCAGCTGAATTCCCAAAATCTAAAGAAGCATTGAATGAATTTGATGTTATAATACTGAGTGATGTAGGAGCAGATTCTTTACTTTTGTCACCCGAAACTTTTCAACAATCAATTAGAATGCCTAATAGAATAAAGTTAATTAAAGATTTTGTTTATAATGGTGGTTCTTTATGTATGATTGGAGGCTATCTGACTTTCCAAGGAATAGATGCTAAAGGTCGGTATCATAATACAGAGATTGAAGAAATACTACCAATTAAAATGTCAGCATATGATGATCGTAAAGAAGTTCCAGAAGGCTTCAATTTAGAGTTATCAGATATTAATCATCCAATAACAAAAAATATACCTAAAAAATGGCCTTATTTTTTGGGTTATAATAAATTAGAATTAAAAGAAGATGCAAAACTGCTGGCGGAATATGATGGTGATCCAATTATATCAGTAGCAGAATTTGGTGAAGGTAGAACTATGGCCTTTGCATCTGATTGTGCTCCACATTGGGGTTCTCCAGAATTCTGTGAATGGGAATATTATTCTGTTTTTTGGCAGCAGGCAGTTAGATGGTTAGCTAATAATTAA
- a CDS encoding ArgE/DapE family deacylase — MKSKKIINYIEENKDVFIDFLKTLISKDTTNINHGLDGGNEKNGQEIIISKFKELGLDIEVFEPDNNKLKKYKESSLGHNYKNRPNVVGILKGEDKENYKSVILNGHIDTMPFASIDKWFSHPLDPIIIDNKIYGRGSCDMKGGLAALILAVEVLIKLNCDIKGDIIIESVVDEEGGGNGTLACVDKGYKADLAIVAEPTELKLMKAHMGWVFFKMDIEGKSLHSGLKWLGVNAIEKTIKVMDGLKELEKEWLLEKRDSILPPPTINFGTINGGTAGSVVPDNCRLDFGIHFLPTDADENGLGSKVEKEIIDRINLISNGDAWLKDHKPKLTKYQEGSPFEMKSKKGFLQIFSDNFKKIRKEESLISGSEYGCDARLLQNYSKVPTLMFGPGSIKQAHGINEYLDLDQYIDYIKIIALSLNDLNK; from the coding sequence ATGAAATCTAAAAAAATAATAAATTATATAGAGGAAAATAAAGATGTTTTTATAGATTTTTTAAAAACCTTAATTTCTAAAGATACAACAAATATCAATCATGGTCTTGATGGAGGAAATGAAAAGAATGGTCAAGAAATAATAATTTCTAAATTTAAAGAATTGGGATTAGATATAGAGGTTTTTGAACCAGATAATAATAAACTCAAAAAATATAAAGAGTCTTCTTTGGGTCATAATTATAAAAATAGGCCAAATGTTGTAGGGATTTTAAAAGGGGAAGATAAAGAGAATTATAAATCTGTTATTTTAAATGGACATATTGATACAATGCCCTTTGCTAGCATAGATAAGTGGTTTTCACACCCTTTAGATCCAATAATCATTGATAATAAAATATATGGACGAGGCTCCTGTGATATGAAAGGTGGGCTAGCAGCCCTGATTTTGGCTGTTGAAGTATTAATTAAATTAAATTGTGACATTAAAGGCGATATAATTATAGAAAGTGTTGTTGATGAAGAAGGGGGAGGCAATGGAACTCTTGCTTGTGTTGATAAAGGATACAAAGCTGATTTAGCAATTGTAGCTGAGCCAACTGAACTGAAACTGATGAAAGCTCATATGGGATGGGTATTTTTTAAAATGGATATAGAAGGAAAATCTTTACATTCAGGCTTGAAATGGCTTGGTGTTAATGCTATAGAGAAAACTATTAAAGTTATGGATGGATTAAAAGAACTTGAAAAAGAGTGGCTTCTTGAAAAAAGAGATTCAATTCTGCCACCTCCAACTATAAATTTTGGTACAATTAATGGCGGAACTGCAGGTTCAGTAGTTCCTGATAATTGCAGACTGGATTTTGGTATTCATTTTTTACCAACTGATGCGGATGAAAATGGTCTGGGTTCAAAAGTTGAAAAAGAAATAATTGATAGAATCAATTTAATATCCAATGGTGATGCATGGCTAAAAGATCACAAGCCTAAGTTAACAAAATATCAGGAAGGCAGTCCTTTTGAAATGAAAAGCAAAAAAGGTTTTTTGCAAATATTTAGTGATAATTTCAAGAAAATCAGGAAAGAGGAGTCTTTAATTAGTGGTTCTGAATATGGTTGTGATGCTCGCTTACTTCAAAATTATTCTAAGGTGCCGACATTAATGTTTGGACCAGGGAGTATAAAACAAGCACATGGAATCAATGAATATCTAGATCTTGATCAATATATTGATTATATAAAAATAATTGCCCTCAGTCTTAATGATTTAAATAAATAG
- a CDS encoding GntR family transcriptional regulator → MKVDRNDHLPLYIQLKNIIENKIKEKDWKPGDIIPSEKELQKQFEVSRITVRQAVKELENEGLVKKKQGKGTYVSFPKLSHELPNLTSFTEDIESKGLNPESKIISIEKLIDSEIAEKLGANSKTVFLNVKRLRLINGEAVGIHDCYLDTNILDQKAVHEIKNMDNETSLYDIIEKYNITISHADETLEGGISDPYVSKLLGIKKDFPLLILERITFTDNNEAFEFVKMHYRADKYKYSIRLNRN, encoded by the coding sequence ATGAAAGTCGATAGAAATGATCATTTACCACTGTATATTCAATTAAAAAATATTATAGAAAATAAGATAAAAGAAAAAGATTGGAAACCAGGAGATATTATACCTTCAGAAAAAGAACTTCAAAAACAGTTTGAAGTTAGTAGAATTACAGTGAGACAGGCTGTTAAAGAATTAGAAAATGAGGGACTTGTTAAGAAAAAACAAGGGAAAGGAACTTATGTTTCGTTTCCTAAATTATCACATGAGTTGCCAAATTTAACAAGTTTTACAGAAGATATAGAGTCTAAAGGCTTAAATCCTGAATCAAAAATAATTAGTATTGAGAAATTAATTGATTCAGAAATAGCAGAAAAATTAGGTGCAAATTCCAAAACTGTTTTTTTAAATGTCAAAAGATTAAGATTAATAAATGGAGAAGCAGTTGGAATTCATGATTGTTATTTAGATACTAATATCTTAGATCAAAAAGCAGTACATGAAATTAAAAATATGGATAATGAGACGTCACTTTATGATATTATAGAAAAATATAACATAACTATAAGCCATGCCGATGAAACTTTAGAAGGTGGTATATCTGATCCTTATGTAAGCAAATTACTAGGGATAAAAAAAGATTTCCCACTACTTATTTTAGAAAGAATCACTTTTACAGATAACAATGAAGCATTCGAGTTTGTTAAAATGCATTATAGAGCTGATAAATATAAATACTCAATTAGATTAAATCGTAATTAA
- a CDS encoding substrate-binding domain-containing protein produces MKKKMLILLLVSFMILGMNVSIAAQDDQLTVGVTTVTLRHQFFIDIDEGIKEAAAEHGVELFTNDPNVNAQEQVSAIEDYMVMGVDGLIVIGTDPAAIVPAVNEAAEQMPIVTIDMKLETDKVDSFVGTLNEDAGEQLGQYTRKYIENELDGNAKVAIVSWLESNIQQQRVAGFEKALEGMGNVEILQPQPGYDREESMNTVENILQSNPDVDIIYSTAENSVLGAKSALESARAEGVKIVGFDLTPEAADGIKDGRILAMIQQQPKEMGRRALNALVEKINGNEIEPLIPVPVLLYDEENVDEFLN; encoded by the coding sequence ATGAAAAAGAAAATGTTAATTTTATTGTTAGTTAGTTTTATGATTTTAGGAATGAATGTATCGATAGCTGCTCAAGATGACCAGTTAACTGTTGGAGTTACAACTGTTACTTTAAGACACCAGTTTTTTATTGATATTGATGAAGGAATAAAAGAAGCGGCTGCAGAACATGGAGTAGAACTTTTTACAAACGATCCCAATGTTAATGCACAGGAACAGGTTTCTGCAATTGAAGATTATATGGTAATGGGTGTAGATGGTCTTATTGTTATCGGTACAGACCCTGCGGCTATTGTTCCAGCTGTTAATGAGGCGGCTGAACAGATGCCTATAGTGACAATTGATATGAAATTAGAAACAGATAAAGTTGATTCATTTGTTGGTACTTTAAATGAAGATGCTGGTGAGCAATTAGGTCAGTATACTAGAAAATATATAGAAAATGAATTAGATGGAAATGCTAAAGTTGCTATTGTAAGTTGGTTAGAATCAAATATTCAGCAGCAGCGAGTGGCAGGTTTTGAAAAGGCTCTAGAAGGTATGGGGAATGTTGAAATTTTACAACCACAACCAGGTTATGATAGAGAAGAATCTATGAACACTGTAGAAAATATTTTGCAGTCAAACCCTGATGTTGATATTATTTATTCTACTGCAGAAAATAGTGTTCTTGGTGCAAAATCTGCACTTGAATCAGCTAGAGCAGAAGGTGTTAAAATTGTAGGTTTTGATTTAACTCCTGAAGCAGCGGATGGAATTAAAGATGGTAGAATTTTGGCTATGATTCAGCAGCAGCCAAAAGAAATGGGTAGAAGAGCATTAAATGCACTTGTTGAAAAAATTAATGGAAATGAAATAGAGCCATTAATTCCTGTTCCAGTATTATTATATGATGAAGAAAATGTTGATGAGTTTTTAAACTAA